In Pseudomonas sp. MM213, a genomic segment contains:
- a CDS encoding DUF1993 domain-containing protein translates to MTISLYDASVPVFKQMLNALSDVLNKAEAHATAKNIDPNAFLQARLYPDMFPLVRQVQIAVDFAKGVSSRLAEIEVPKYDDTETTFAELQALLTKVLAYIGEIKPEQINGKEGIEIITRQGTPKEKRFSGQAYLLSYGLPQFFFHVTTAYALLRHNGVEVGKRDYMGAF, encoded by the coding sequence ATGACCATTTCCCTGTATGACGCTTCCGTTCCGGTTTTCAAACAAATGCTCAACGCCCTGAGCGACGTTCTGAACAAGGCCGAAGCCCACGCCACCGCCAAGAACATTGATCCGAACGCTTTCCTGCAAGCCCGTCTGTACCCGGACATGTTCCCGCTGGTGCGTCAGGTGCAGATCGCCGTGGATTTCGCCAAGGGTGTTTCTTCGCGTCTGGCCGAGATCGAAGTGCCGAAGTACGACGACACTGAAACCACCTTCGCCGAGCTGCAAGCATTGCTGACCAAGGTTCTGGCTTACATTGGCGAGATCAAGCCTGAGCAGATCAATGGCAAGGAAGGCATCGAGATCATCACCCGTCAGGGCACGCCGAAAGAGAAGCGCTTCAGCGGCCAGGCTTACTTGCTGAGCTACGGTCTGCCGCAGTTCTTCTTCCACGTCACTACCGCTTACGCGTTGCTGCGTCATAACGGTGTGGAAGTGGGCAAGCGCGATTAC
- a CDS encoding ArnT family glycosyltransferase translates to MRRTLSPGVECLGLMLLALLLVGAGLGLRQPQNVDEERFLGVALEMLHNGSWLIPHRAAEIYGDKPPIFMWTVAFFTWITGMPAIALYLPGLLSATSVTAMLYDLGRRLWNQRAGRTAALLYLATYQTYSILRTGQIDSFLILFTSLGLYGLARHLLLGPAWRWFYVGCAAMGIGVITKGVGFVPALMLIPYAYAVRKGWSGVVAMPGEARKWGLGVVVLLGAVGIWLLPLALSIVLNGGAEEIAYVREILLRQTAGRYAAAWDHREPFWYFFVSVIPQYWLPLVLALPWLIPAWRRQLRKHDGRVLVLLGWVVLVVLFFCLSSGKRKLYIYPALPGLVLVAAPLMPWLFRRWFRQRQLGWRIFQGVAVVWFTLWFARGFIEPVKDGANPHEALMAQAATMTRGADLVLVHWREGHWLFARQPIVHFGMIGSTVEQAAQWLREHPQAYALVPDEQLGQCFNPQAARELGETSRAQWSIVGADADNGNCHPGPPAHIYRFTWDRASL, encoded by the coding sequence ATGCGCCGAACCCTTTCACCCGGCGTCGAATGCCTGGGGCTGATGCTGCTTGCTCTGTTGCTGGTCGGCGCAGGGCTCGGGTTGCGCCAGCCGCAGAATGTGGACGAGGAGCGCTTCCTCGGCGTGGCGCTGGAGATGCTGCATAACGGGTCGTGGTTGATTCCCCATCGCGCTGCCGAGATTTACGGCGATAAACCACCGATATTCATGTGGACCGTGGCGTTTTTCACCTGGATCACCGGGATGCCCGCCATTGCCCTTTACCTTCCGGGGCTGCTGTCTGCCACCTCGGTCACGGCGATGCTCTACGACTTGGGTCGCAGGCTTTGGAACCAGCGAGCCGGTCGGACAGCCGCGCTGCTGTACCTGGCGACCTATCAGACCTACAGCATTTTGCGCACCGGCCAGATCGACAGTTTTCTGATTTTGTTCACCTCGCTGGGCCTGTACGGTCTGGCCCGACACCTGCTGCTGGGGCCGGCCTGGCGCTGGTTTTACGTGGGCTGCGCGGCGATGGGGATCGGCGTGATCACCAAAGGGGTCGGCTTTGTGCCGGCGTTGATGCTGATCCCGTATGCCTACGCGGTGCGCAAAGGTTGGTCCGGCGTGGTGGCGATGCCGGGCGAAGCGCGCAAATGGGGCCTGGGTGTTGTGGTGCTGCTCGGTGCCGTGGGCATCTGGCTGCTGCCCTTGGCGCTGTCGATCGTGCTCAATGGCGGTGCTGAGGAAATTGCCTACGTGCGGGAAATCCTGCTGCGCCAGACGGCGGGGCGTTATGCGGCCGCCTGGGATCACCGGGAGCCGTTCTGGTACTTCTTCGTCAGCGTCATTCCGCAATATTGGTTGCCGCTGGTGCTCGCGCTGCCGTGGCTGATCCCCGCCTGGCGCCGGCAATTACGCAAGCATGATGGTCGCGTGTTGGTGCTGCTGGGGTGGGTGGTGCTGGTGGTGCTGTTTTTCTGCCTGAGCAGCGGCAAGCGCAAGTTGTACATTTATCCGGCGCTGCCGGGATTGGTGTTGGTTGCCGCGCCGCTGATGCCGTGGTTGTTCAGGCGCTGGTTCCGTCAACGCCAACTGGGGTGGCGGATTTTTCAGGGGGTGGCGGTGGTCTGGTTCACGCTGTGGTTCGCCCGAGGGTTCATCGAGCCGGTCAAGGACGGCGCCAATCCCCACGAGGCGTTGATGGCGCAGGCGGCGACCATGACTCGGGGCGCAGACCTGGTGTTGGTCCACTGGCGCGAGGGCCATTGGTTGTTCGCAAGGCAGCCGATCGTGCATTTCGGCATGATCGGTTCAACGGTCGAGCAGGCGGCGCAGTGGTTGCGTGAACATCCTCAGGCGTACGCGTTGGTGCCGGATGAACAGCTCGGTCAGTGCTTCAATCCTCAGGCTGCCCGCGAGTTGGGCGAGACCTCCCGGGCGCAATGGTCGATCGTCGGTGCCGACGCCGACAACGGCAATTGCCATCCTGGTCCGCCGGCCCATATCTATCGCTTCACCTGGGACCGTGCATCGCTATAA
- a CDS encoding lipid-A-disaccharide synthase N-terminal domain-containing protein: protein MNLSRETLWLVVGFSGQIAFTGRFVLQWLYSEYKKRSVIPVSFWYLSIIGSALLFAYAIYRQDPVFIIGQAFGSIVYLRNLQLIARSKTLKD, encoded by the coding sequence ATGAATCTGTCCCGCGAAACCCTGTGGCTGGTGGTCGGTTTCAGCGGCCAGATCGCCTTCACCGGGCGCTTTGTCCTGCAGTGGCTGTACAGCGAATACAAAAAACGCAGCGTGATACCGGTGAGCTTCTGGTACCTGAGCATCATCGGCAGCGCGCTGTTGTTCGCGTATGCCATCTATCGACAGGACCCGGTGTTCATCATCGGCCAGGCGTTCGGTTCCATCGTCTATTTGCGCAACCTGCAATTGATTGCCCGCAGCAAAACCTTGAAGGACTGA
- a CDS encoding glycosyltransferase family 2 protein: MSQDLFVSVLIPAKNEASNLTALLEEIRVALADEAYEVIVVDDGSTDTTLQALRQTRHNGLNTLRILQHERSLGQSTSLYHAALAARGQWLATLDGDGQNDPADIPGMLALVRREPAAADLQLVAGHRVNRRDTASKRWASRFANGLRRRMLKDQTPDTGCGLKLIQRAAFLRLPYFDHMHRFIPALIQRHNGRMLTHPVNHRPRTAGVSKYGNIDRALVGVLDLIGVWWLIRRTRLNTRPQEIEG; this comes from the coding sequence ATGAGCCAGGACTTATTTGTATCCGTGCTGATTCCGGCAAAGAACGAAGCGAGCAATCTCACCGCGCTGCTGGAAGAAATCCGCGTCGCGCTGGCGGATGAAGCGTATGAAGTCATCGTCGTCGACGATGGCAGCACTGACACCACGTTGCAGGCGTTGCGGCAGACCCGGCATAACGGGCTGAACACGCTGCGCATCCTGCAACATGAACGCTCGCTGGGGCAGAGCACGTCGCTCTATCACGCCGCGCTCGCCGCCCGTGGCCAATGGCTGGCAACCCTCGATGGTGACGGGCAAAACGACCCTGCGGACATCCCCGGCATGCTGGCGCTGGTGCGCCGTGAGCCGGCAGCCGCCGACCTGCAATTGGTCGCCGGGCACCGGGTCAACCGCCGCGACACCGCCAGCAAGCGCTGGGCTTCGCGGTTTGCCAACGGGTTGCGCCGACGCATGCTCAAGGATCAGACGCCGGACACCGGCTGCGGGTTGAAACTGATCCAGCGCGCGGCGTTCCTGCGTTTGCCGTACTTCGACCACATGCACCGCTTCATCCCCGCGCTGATCCAGCGCCACAACGGCCGCATGCTCACCCACCCGGTCAACCATCGACCGCGCACGGCCGGTGTCTCCAAATACGGCAATATCGACCGCGCGCTGGTGGGGGTTCTCGACCTGATCGGCGTCTGGTGGCTGATCCGGCGTACACGTCTGAACACCCGGCCGCAGGAGATCGAAGGATGA
- a CDS encoding NAD-dependent epimerase: MTVLVTGAAGFIGFHTVKRLCEQGLEVVGIDNLNDYYSVALKHARLKELRALSGFRFQTLDIVDKPALMALFKDHRFTDVIHLAAQAGVRYSLDNPDVYAQSNLTGFLNVLEACRHHRPDHLIYASSSSVYGTNSKLPFSVEDAVDHPVSLYAASKRANELMAHSYCHLYGLQASGLRFFTVYGPWGRPDMALFKFTDAILNDRPIDLYNEGLMSRDFTYIDDIVESIVRLRPRPPLPENAGEGVNRIFNIGRGTPVALLDFVECLEAALGRPARRNLMPMQAGDVHRTWADVSALAQWVDFRPHVTVEAGVGQFVKWYRHFYQR, from the coding sequence ATGACCGTACTGGTCACCGGCGCCGCGGGTTTCATCGGTTTTCACACGGTCAAGCGCCTGTGTGAGCAAGGCCTTGAAGTGGTCGGCATTGATAACCTCAACGACTACTACAGCGTGGCGCTCAAACACGCTCGGCTCAAGGAACTGCGAGCCTTGTCGGGCTTTCGTTTCCAGACGCTGGATATCGTCGACAAACCTGCCTTGATGGCGTTGTTCAAGGATCACCGCTTCACAGATGTCATCCATCTGGCGGCCCAGGCGGGTGTTCGCTACTCGCTGGACAACCCGGACGTGTACGCGCAATCGAACCTGACAGGTTTTTTGAATGTGCTGGAGGCCTGCCGGCACCATCGCCCGGACCATCTGATTTATGCCTCGAGCAGTTCGGTGTACGGCACCAACAGCAAGTTGCCATTCAGCGTCGAAGACGCCGTCGATCACCCGGTTTCGCTGTACGCGGCGAGCAAGCGCGCCAATGAGCTGATGGCCCACAGCTACTGCCATCTCTACGGGCTCCAGGCCAGCGGCCTGCGGTTTTTTACCGTGTACGGACCTTGGGGCCGCCCCGACATGGCGTTGTTCAAGTTCACCGACGCGATCCTCAACGATCGCCCCATCGACCTCTACAACGAGGGCTTGATGTCGCGGGATTTTACCTACATCGACGACATCGTCGAAAGCATCGTCCGCCTGCGTCCACGCCCGCCGTTGCCGGAGAACGCCGGGGAGGGCGTCAACCGGATTTTCAACATCGGGCGCGGCACGCCGGTGGCGCTGCTGGATTTCGTCGAATGCCTGGAGGCGGCGCTGGGCCGGCCTGCCCGGCGCAACTTGATGCCGATGCAGGCGGGCGATGTGCACAGGACCTGGGCGGATGTGTCGGCATTGGCGCAGTGGGTCGATTTTCGTCCGCACGTGACGGTCGAGGCCGGCGTCGGGCAATTCGTGAAGTGGTATCGCCACTTTTATCAGCGCTGA
- a CDS encoding YceH family protein, with protein MSIEQETTFDEPRLNSTEIRILGSLIEKQATSPETYPLTLNALVIACNQKTSREPVMNLTQGQVGQSLRALEGRGFAKLVMGSRADRWEHKVDKALELVPAQVILTGLLFLRGPQTVNELLTRSGRMHEFEDAEQVVHQLERLIARGLALLIPRQAGQREDRYMHALGDPADIEAILAARHNPVERGGGSGVSVERIEELEARIAALEERLARLE; from the coding sequence ATGAGCATTGAGCAAGAAACAACCTTCGACGAGCCACGGCTCAACAGCACGGAAATCCGCATTCTGGGTTCGCTGATCGAGAAACAGGCCACCAGCCCGGAAACCTATCCGCTGACCCTCAATGCCCTGGTGATTGCCTGCAACCAGAAAACCAGCCGTGAACCGGTGATGAACCTCACCCAGGGCCAGGTCGGCCAGAGCCTGCGCGCCCTCGAAGGTCGCGGTTTTGCCAAACTGGTGATGGGCAGTCGTGCCGACCGCTGGGAGCACAAGGTCGACAAGGCACTGGAACTGGTGCCGGCGCAGGTGATTCTGACGGGACTGCTGTTTCTGCGTGGTCCGCAGACGGTCAACGAACTGCTGACCCGCAGCGGCCGCATGCATGAGTTCGAAGATGCCGAGCAGGTTGTGCATCAGCTTGAACGGTTGATTGCGCGCGGTCTGGCGCTGCTGATTCCGCGCCAGGCGGGGCAGCGTGAAGACCGCTACATGCATGCGCTGGGTGATCCGGCGGACATCGAAGCGATCCTCGCGGCGCGACACAATCCGGTGGAGCGTGGTGGCGGCAGCGGCGTGTCGGTAGAACGCATCGAAGAGCTCGAAGCGCGGATTGCAGCGCTGGAAGAGCGCCTGGCACGACTCGAGTAA
- a CDS encoding cupin domain-containing protein, translated as MHPPILNLHQVELEPLPEALAPTGETAGRYQQRMARVGQQLGAQKLGYRLYVLEPGMRGSPFHSHRVNEEMFYVVAGEGEIRLGTERFPIRAGDVIACPPGGPEAAHQIINTSKAELRYLAVSTQQSPEICEYPDSGKYAVMDDFKVDAEGNASGFVAIARQADGVDYWDGE; from the coding sequence ATGCATCCCCCCATCCTCAACCTGCATCAGGTCGAACTCGAACCGCTGCCCGAAGCCCTCGCGCCCACCGGTGAAACCGCCGGCCGTTATCAACAGAGGATGGCTCGCGTCGGTCAGCAACTGGGTGCGCAAAAGCTCGGTTATCGCTTGTACGTGCTGGAACCGGGCATGCGCGGCAGCCCGTTTCACAGTCATCGGGTCAACGAGGAGATGTTCTACGTCGTCGCGGGGGAAGGGGAGATTCGTCTTGGCACCGAGCGTTTTCCGATCCGCGCCGGTGACGTGATCGCCTGCCCGCCGGGCGGTCCGGAAGCGGCGCACCAGATCATCAACACCAGCAAGGCTGAACTGCGCTATTTGGCGGTCAGCACCCAGCAATCGCCGGAAATCTGCGAATACCCGGACTCCGGCAAGTACGCGGTGATGGACGACTTCAAGGTCGATGCCGAAGGCAATGCCTCGGGCTTCGTTGCCATCGCCAGACAGGCCGACGGCGTGGATTACTGGGACGGCGAGTAG
- a CDS encoding shikimate 5-dehydrogenase: protein MQMNPNKDTQLCMSLSGRPGNFGLRFHNHLYEQLGLNFYYKAFRSQDLTGAVAGIRALGIRGCGVSMPFKEACIALVDELDASAAVIQSINTIVNTDGHLKAYNTDYIAIAQLLETHQVPKASTFALRGSGGMAKAVASALRDGGYQNGLIVARNEHAGRALAESLGYEWQAELGSQRPQMLINVTPIGMTGGPEADHLAFDAQTIAAAQTIFDVVAIPSETPLIVQGRAEGKRVITGLEVIAIQALEQFVLYTGVRPTQEQFQKAVEFARS, encoded by the coding sequence ATGCAGATGAACCCCAACAAAGACACCCAGTTGTGCATGTCCCTGTCGGGCCGCCCCGGGAACTTTGGCCTGCGATTTCACAATCATCTGTACGAACAACTTGGCCTGAATTTCTACTACAAGGCGTTCCGCAGCCAGGACCTGACCGGTGCCGTCGCAGGCATCCGCGCCCTGGGGATTCGCGGCTGCGGCGTGTCGATGCCATTCAAGGAAGCCTGCATTGCGCTGGTCGATGAACTGGACGCATCGGCTGCCGTGATTCAATCGATCAACACCATCGTCAATACGGACGGCCACCTCAAGGCTTACAACACCGATTACATCGCCATCGCTCAGTTGCTGGAAACCCACCAGGTGCCCAAGGCGTCGACTTTTGCCCTGCGCGGCAGCGGCGGCATGGCCAAGGCTGTGGCCAGTGCATTGCGCGATGGTGGCTACCAGAACGGCCTGATTGTGGCGCGCAACGAGCACGCCGGACGTGCCCTGGCTGAATCGCTGGGCTATGAATGGCAAGCCGAACTGGGCAGCCAGCGCCCGCAAATGTTGATCAACGTGACACCGATCGGCATGACCGGCGGGCCTGAGGCCGATCACCTGGCGTTCGATGCGCAAACGATCGCAGCAGCGCAGACTATCTTCGATGTGGTGGCGATCCCCTCGGAAACACCGCTGATCGTGCAGGGACGTGCCGAAGGCAAGCGTGTGATCACCGGACTGGAAGTGATCGCGATCCAGGCGCTGGAGCAGTTCGTGTTGTACACCGGCGTGCGTCCGACGCAGGAGCAGTTTCAGAAGGCGGTGGAATTCGCCCGCAGTTGA
- a CDS encoding IS481 family transposase: MPWDTRDTMSLKEEFVALARQPGSNKRELCRRFGISPQTAYKWLNRYETHGQSGLQEKSRRPATSPKLTPAALEAEVLALRQEHPAWGGRTISIILKKQIAPSTVTNVLRRHGLIQPAQNEQEAKLRFEHDAPNDLWQMDFKGHFSTQEGRCHPLTLLDDHSRFNLAIQACDNERGATVKEKMIEVFQRFGLPARINVDNGPPWGSPRNPGEITELSIWLIRLGIRISFSRPYHPQTNGKIERFHRSLKAEVLEGRQFSTVKEAQSAFDRWREVYNLQRPHQALNYQVPMDRYRSSPWAYPQQLSEFEYGPDDVLAKVYHSRFRFQKRYFSIAKGLVGQHIAIRPNPERNGLFDVYFCHHFLRTFDVSKPDYGS, encoded by the coding sequence ATGCCCTGGGACACGAGAGATACCATGAGCCTGAAAGAAGAGTTTGTTGCCTTAGCACGGCAACCCGGCAGCAATAAACGAGAACTGTGTCGACGGTTCGGCATCAGTCCGCAAACGGCCTACAAGTGGCTCAACCGCTACGAGACACACGGTCAGTCGGGACTGCAAGAGAAGTCCCGCAGACCTGCAACCAGCCCCAAGCTGACCCCTGCTGCTTTGGAGGCCGAAGTCTTAGCCCTCAGGCAAGAACATCCCGCATGGGGCGGACGCACAATCAGCATCATCTTGAAAAAGCAGATCGCTCCCAGCACCGTCACCAATGTCCTGCGCAGGCACGGGCTGATTCAGCCTGCTCAGAATGAGCAAGAGGCCAAGCTGAGATTTGAACACGATGCGCCTAACGATCTGTGGCAGATGGATTTCAAGGGGCACTTCTCAACGCAAGAAGGCCGATGCCACCCCCTGACTTTGTTGGACGACCACTCACGATTCAATTTGGCTATTCAGGCCTGCGATAACGAGCGCGGAGCCACGGTGAAGGAAAAGATGATTGAGGTATTCCAGCGCTTCGGATTACCAGCACGCATCAATGTTGATAACGGCCCGCCATGGGGCTCACCGCGCAACCCAGGTGAAATCACAGAGCTGAGTATCTGGCTGATTCGTTTAGGAATCCGGATCAGCTTCAGCCGCCCTTACCATCCCCAAACCAATGGGAAGATCGAGCGCTTCCACCGTTCACTCAAAGCCGAAGTGCTTGAGGGGCGTCAATTTTCCACGGTCAAGGAGGCTCAATCCGCGTTTGATCGATGGCGGGAGGTTTATAACCTGCAACGGCCTCATCAAGCGTTGAACTATCAAGTGCCGATGGACCGGTATCGCTCTAGCCCCTGGGCTTATCCGCAGCAACTATCGGAGTTTGAATACGGGCCGGACGATGTGTTGGCCAAGGTTTATCACAGCCGATTTCGCTTTCAGAAACGCTATTTCAGCATCGCCAAGGGCTTGGTTGGGCAGCACATCGCAATACGGCCCAACCCTGAAAGAAATGGACTCTTTGACGTCTACTTCTGCCATCACTTCCTAAGAACGTTCGACGTGAGCAAACCTGACTATGGGTCATAA
- a CDS encoding AI-2E family transporter: MNEEKVQDKSLVILLGLVTAAFIWILLPFYGAVFWAVILGILFAPLQRRLQLKFGWERNLTSMLTLSICMVIAILPVIILSILLVQEGAALYKSIESGELDIAGYITHFKHSLPPYFQHLLDRAGIGELEGLREKIIKSAVTGNEFIANKAFSFGQGTFDFVVGFFIMLYLLFFFLRDGAELARKVRAAVPLEEHQKRRLQLKFNRVVRATVKGNLFVAVTQGALGGFIFWFLDIPSSLLWAVLMAFLSLLPAVGAGIVWAPVAAFFLFSGAIWQGVVLGLFGVFVIGLVDNVLRPILVGKDTKMPDYLILISTLGGLAIFGLNGFVIGPLIAALFMSSWAIFMETKPRVQLP, translated from the coding sequence ATGAACGAAGAGAAGGTACAAGACAAATCACTGGTGATTTTGCTGGGGTTGGTGACCGCCGCGTTTATCTGGATTTTGCTGCCGTTCTACGGCGCGGTGTTCTGGGCGGTGATCCTCGGCATTCTCTTCGCGCCGCTGCAGCGGCGACTGCAACTGAAGTTCGGCTGGGAGCGCAACCTGACGTCAATGCTGACGTTGAGCATTTGCATGGTCATTGCGATCCTGCCGGTGATCATCCTCAGTATTCTGCTGGTCCAGGAGGGGGCGGCGCTTTACAAGAGCATCGAAAGCGGCGAGCTGGACATCGCGGGGTACATCACGCATTTCAAACACAGCCTGCCTCCGTACTTCCAGCACTTGCTCGATCGCGCCGGGATCGGCGAGCTGGAGGGGCTGCGGGAGAAAATCATCAAGAGTGCGGTGACGGGCAATGAGTTCATCGCCAACAAAGCCTTCAGTTTCGGTCAGGGTACGTTTGATTTCGTGGTGGGTTTTTTCATCATGCTGTACCTGTTGTTCTTCTTTTTGCGCGACGGTGCAGAACTGGCGCGCAAAGTGCGCGCCGCCGTGCCGCTGGAAGAACACCAGAAACGCCGTTTGCAGCTCAAGTTCAACCGCGTGGTGCGCGCCACGGTGAAGGGCAACCTTTTTGTGGCGGTCACTCAAGGCGCATTGGGCGGTTTTATTTTCTGGTTTCTGGACATCCCGAGCTCGTTGCTCTGGGCGGTGTTGATGGCGTTTCTGTCGCTGTTGCCAGCGGTCGGCGCAGGAATTGTCTGGGCGCCGGTGGCCGCGTTTTTCCTGTTCAGCGGGGCGATCTGGCAGGGCGTGGTGCTGGGGTTGTTCGGGGTGTTCGTGATTGGCCTGGTGGACAACGTGCTGCGCCCGATCCTGGTGGGCAAGGACACGAAGATGCCGGACTATCTGATCCTCATCTCGACCCTCGGCGGCCTGGCGATTTTCGGGCTCAATGGCTTTGTCATCGGACCGTTGATCGCCGCGCTGTTTATGTCGAGCTGGGCGATTTTCATGGAAACCAAACCGCGGGTGCAGTTGCCTTAA
- the trhP gene encoding prephenate-dependent tRNA uridine(34) hydroxylase TrhP: MTLFTPELLAPAGTLKNMRYAFAYGADAVYAGQPRYSLRVRNNEFDHANLALGIREAQAQGKRFYVVVNIAPHNAKLKTFLKDLEPVIAMAPDALIMSDPGLIMLVRRHFPQMPIHLSVQANTVNWASVEFWQQQGLSRIILSRELSLEEIAEIRQQVPAMELEVFVHGALCMAYSGRCLLSGYMNKRDANQGSCTNACRWKYSAQEATENLLGDIVQTFQPEPTLGIGAPTDQVFLLQEANRPDELMPAFEDEHGTYIMNAKDLRAVQHVERLTQMGVHSLKIEGRTKSHFYCARTTQVYRRAIDDAVAGRDFDRGLMTDLESLAQRGYTEGFLRRHVHDEYQNYQNGSSVSERQQFVGELTGERRDRLAEVKVKNRFGLGDHMELMTPKGNFHFDLHQLQNIKGQPIDVAPGDGHTVYLPIPDAVDLRFGLLMRDVREM, encoded by the coding sequence ATGACCCTTTTCACACCTGAGCTGCTCGCCCCCGCCGGCACCCTGAAAAACATGCGTTATGCCTTCGCCTATGGCGCCGACGCGGTGTACGCCGGTCAGCCTCGCTACAGCCTGCGGGTGCGCAACAACGAATTCGATCACGCCAACCTCGCGCTCGGCATTCGCGAGGCCCAGGCACAGGGCAAGCGCTTTTACGTGGTGGTGAACATCGCCCCGCACAACGCCAAACTCAAAACCTTCCTCAAGGACCTGGAGCCGGTGATTGCCATGGCACCGGACGCGCTGATCATGTCCGACCCGGGCCTGATCATGCTGGTGCGTCGGCACTTCCCGCAGATGCCGATCCACCTGTCGGTGCAAGCCAACACGGTCAACTGGGCGAGTGTCGAGTTCTGGCAGCAACAAGGCTTGAGCCGGATCATCCTGTCGCGGGAACTGTCCCTGGAAGAAATCGCCGAAATCCGCCAGCAAGTGCCCGCCATGGAGCTGGAAGTATTCGTCCACGGCGCGTTGTGCATGGCCTATTCCGGTCGCTGCCTGCTGTCGGGCTACATGAACAAACGCGATGCCAATCAGGGCAGTTGCACCAATGCCTGTCGCTGGAAGTACTCGGCGCAAGAAGCCACGGAAAATCTGCTCGGCGACATCGTGCAGACCTTCCAGCCCGAACCGACGCTGGGGATCGGCGCGCCCACCGATCAGGTATTCCTGTTGCAGGAAGCCAACCGCCCCGACGAACTGATGCCGGCCTTCGAAGACGAACACGGCACCTACATCATGAACGCCAAGGACCTGCGCGCCGTGCAGCACGTCGAGCGCCTGACGCAGATGGGGGTGCATTCGCTGAAAATCGAAGGGCGGACCAAATCTCACTTTTACTGCGCGCGCACCACTCAGGTTTACCGTCGGGCGATCGACGATGCGGTGGCCGGTCGCGACTTCGACCGGGGCCTGATGACCGATCTGGAATCCCTCGCCCAGCGCGGTTACACCGAAGGTTTTCTGCGTCGTCACGTGCATGACGAATACCAGAATTATCAGAACGGCAGCTCAGTGTCGGAGCGACAGCAATTTGTCGGCGAATTGACCGGCGAGCGGCGTGACCGGCTGGCGGAAGTCAAAGTGAAGAACCGCTTTGGCCTGGGCGATCACATGGAACTGATGACGCCCAAGGGAAACTTCCACTTCGATTTGCATCAGTTGCAGAACATCAAAGGCCAGCCCATCGATGTGGCGCCGGGGGATGGGCACACCGTGTACCTGCCGATACCGGATGCGGTGGATTTGCGCTTCGGGTTGTTGATGCGGGATGTGCGCGAGATGTGA
- a CDS encoding LysR substrate-binding domain-containing protein, whose protein sequence is MELAQIRMFKTVADVGSIARAAELLHCVPSNITARIKSLEAELGVALFIREGRGLRISPSGQTFLAYASKILAMTAEAKRAVDPAAEPSGPLRIGAIESSATGRLPRLLAKFHKRYPAVALELTTGTWGQLLDDTANHRLDGAIVAVDVERSQLKRTPMYREELLLIASTSLGPVREIADLQDKTVFMWPQGCPYRAALEHWLLRQGQALPIVSLASYGAIVGCVSAGAGVALVPKGVFDQYAKGAGCAGYEFPELTAIDNLFYWHENAGVHPAREAFVAMLREEFT, encoded by the coding sequence ATGGAGCTGGCACAGATTCGCATGTTCAAGACCGTGGCCGACGTCGGCAGCATCGCCCGGGCGGCCGAGCTGTTGCATTGCGTGCCGTCGAACATCACGGCACGGATCAAGTCGCTGGAAGCGGAGTTGGGCGTCGCGTTATTTATCCGCGAAGGCAGAGGGTTGCGCATCAGTCCGTCGGGGCAGACCTTTCTGGCCTACGCCTCGAAGATTCTCGCCATGACGGCTGAGGCCAAACGGGCGGTCGACCCCGCCGCCGAGCCGTCCGGCCCGTTGCGCATCGGCGCCATCGAATCGTCGGCCACCGGTCGCTTGCCGCGTTTGCTCGCCAAGTTCCACAAGCGTTATCCGGCGGTGGCGCTGGAGCTGACCACCGGCACCTGGGGCCAATTGCTCGATGACACCGCCAACCACCGGCTCGACGGCGCAATCGTCGCGGTGGATGTCGAGCGCTCACAACTCAAGCGCACGCCGATGTACCGCGAGGAGCTGCTGCTGATTGCCTCGACGTCGTTGGGGCCGGTGCGCGAGATCGCCGATTTGCAGGACAAGACCGTGTTCATGTGGCCTCAGGGGTGTCCTTACCGTGCGGCGCTGGAACATTGGTTGTTGCGCCAGGGGCAGGCGCTGCCGATTGTCAGCCTGGCGAGTTACGGCGCGATTGTCGGGTGCGTCAGCGCGGGGGCGGGGGTCGCTCTGGTGCCTAAAGGGGTGTTCGATCAGTACGCCAAGGGCGCTGGTTGTGCGGGTTATGAGTTCCCTGAACTGACCGCCATCGACAACCTGTTTTACTGGCATGAAAACGCCGGGGTTCACCCGGCGCGAGAAGCGTTTGTGGCGATGTTGCGCGAGGAGTTCACGTAA